The proteins below come from a single Deltaproteobacteria bacterium genomic window:
- a CDS encoding MmcQ/YjbR family DNA-binding protein, producing the protein MPYDPEGPIKRLREICLALPEATEKEAWGECTFRVGGKMFAMTDNHHHGSEHCSVWVKAPLMVQEILVGSDPKRFFKPPYVGHKGWIGVRLDVRKVDWEELADLLKDGYLMIVPKRLAKLHGPEAGDLPPAPAPRAKRTRTKRR; encoded by the coding sequence ATGCCCTACGATCCGGAAGGCCCGATCAAACGGCTGCGGGAGATTTGCCTCGCACTGCCGGAAGCGACCGAGAAGGAGGCGTGGGGGGAATGTACGTTCCGCGTCGGCGGCAAGATGTTCGCCATGACCGACAACCATCATCACGGGAGTGAGCACTGCTCGGTGTGGGTGAAGGCACCGCTGATGGTGCAGGAGATCCTCGTGGGCTCCGACCCCAAGCGGTTCTTCAAGCCACCATACGTCGGCCACAAGGGATGGATAGGCGTGCGCCTCGACGTGAGGAAGGTCGATTGGGAAGAACTCGCTGACCTTCTCAAAGACGGCTATCTCATGATCGTACCTAAGCGCCTCGCAAAACTGCACGGCCCTGAGGCGGGCGATCTCCCCCCAGCCCCCGCGCCACGAGCCAAGCGCACGCGGACGAAGCGGCGCTGA
- a CDS encoding MBL fold metallo-hydrolase, producing the protein MRISSIVISGVALGCLVSCGGPKEQAAPPPGADAQGHTAPTDKTVEVNAAVAGTLALADQQDFDDAKRGLVASDPNVIVDGGGTRIWDTSAYGFVTGDAPPSVNPSLWRQAKLNGIHGLFKVADHVYQVRGYDVSNMTLIEGHTGLIVIDPLTSQETAAAALALARRHLGNAPIVAIIFTHSHVDHFGGVGGVLPPDAKQAIQIVAPRGFIEEATSENILAGVAMGRRAGFMYGLGLARTERGHVDTGLGKAPARGTIGILEPTDLVDHTGQEMQIDGVPFVFQYVPDSEAPAELTFYLPEVKAFCGAEIVSHTMHNLYTLRGAKVRDALKWSGYIDDALARFGDMEIVFASHHWPVWGNARIADYLKRQRDTYKYIHDQTLRLANSGHTPQEIAEELELPASLRSVFADRGYYGTVRHNAKAVYQFYFGWFDGNPANLDPLPPPESAKKYVEFMGGGDEVLRKARESFAQGDYRWAATVLNHLVFAEPERADARDLLAQTYDQLGYRAESGPWRDEYLSGAFELRHGTPSTALNLAAAVDLLRHTPVDRFFTSMATRINGPKAEGKTMTLNFVFTDLGETHVLTLENAVLHHHQRDPEPSATATVRLTRDFLLRLVTGQAGLRDMIFSDDLKVEGSRMDLLSFFSLLDKPDGNFPIVTP; encoded by the coding sequence ATGAGAATCAGTTCCATCGTGATCAGCGGAGTCGCCCTCGGTTGCCTCGTCTCCTGTGGCGGACCGAAGGAACAAGCCGCGCCCCCGCCGGGCGCAGACGCGCAGGGACACACCGCGCCGACTGACAAGACCGTGGAAGTCAACGCCGCCGTCGCCGGCACGCTTGCCCTCGCAGATCAGCAGGATTTCGACGACGCGAAGCGCGGACTCGTCGCCAGCGATCCAAATGTGATCGTCGACGGTGGCGGCACTCGGATCTGGGACACGAGCGCCTACGGCTTCGTAACCGGTGACGCGCCTCCGAGCGTAAATCCAAGCCTCTGGCGCCAAGCCAAGCTCAACGGCATTCACGGCCTCTTCAAGGTTGCGGACCACGTCTACCAAGTGCGCGGCTACGACGTCTCCAACATGACGTTGATCGAAGGTCATACCGGTTTGATCGTGATCGATCCGCTAACCTCTCAAGAGACCGCGGCCGCGGCACTCGCACTGGCGCGACGCCACTTGGGCAACGCGCCAATCGTCGCCATCATCTTCACGCACAGCCACGTCGATCACTTCGGCGGTGTCGGCGGCGTTCTGCCGCCCGACGCCAAGCAGGCCATCCAGATCGTTGCGCCGCGCGGCTTCATCGAAGAGGCCACCAGCGAGAACATCCTGGCCGGAGTCGCGATGGGTCGGCGGGCCGGCTTCATGTACGGCTTGGGGCTCGCCCGCACGGAACGCGGACACGTTGACACCGGCCTCGGCAAGGCGCCGGCACGCGGTACGATCGGGATCCTCGAACCCACGGACCTCGTCGATCACACCGGGCAGGAAATGCAGATCGACGGCGTTCCCTTCGTGTTCCAGTACGTCCCCGATTCGGAAGCGCCGGCGGAACTGACCTTCTACCTGCCGGAGGTGAAAGCCTTCTGCGGCGCCGAGATCGTCAGCCACACGATGCACAACCTCTACACGCTGCGCGGCGCCAAAGTGCGGGATGCCCTCAAGTGGAGCGGCTACATCGACGACGCGCTCGCGCGCTTTGGCGACATGGAAATCGTGTTCGCGAGCCATCATTGGCCGGTGTGGGGCAACGCCCGCATCGCCGACTACCTCAAGCGTCAGCGCGACACCTACAAGTACATCCACGACCAAACATTGCGGCTCGCCAACAGCGGCCACACCCCACAAGAAATCGCCGAAGAGCTGGAGCTGCCCGCGTCGCTCCGGTCCGTCTTCGCCGACCGCGGCTACTACGGCACCGTGCGGCACAACGCGAAGGCGGTCTACCAGTTCTACTTCGGCTGGTTCGATGGCAACCCGGCGAATCTTGATCCACTGCCGCCGCCGGAGTCCGCGAAGAAATACGTCGAGTTCATGGGCGGAGGCGACGAGGTGCTACGCAAGGCGCGCGAGTCCTTCGCCCAAGGCGACTACCGCTGGGCCGCCACGGTTCTCAACCATCTAGTTTTCGCAGAACCTGAGCGCGCCGACGCGCGCGATCTGCTCGCCCAGACCTACGATCAACTCGGCTATCGCGCCGAGTCGGGTCCGTGGCGCGATGAGTATCTCAGCGGCGCGTTCGAGCTGCGTCACGGAACGCCGAGCACCGCGCTCAACCTCGCCGCTGCGGTGGATCTGCTACGGCACACACCAGTGGATCGCTTCTTCACGTCGATGGCCACGCGAATCAACGGACCCAAGGCCGAGGGTAAGACAATGACGCTGAACTTCGTCTTCACCGACCTCGGCGAGACCCACGTGCTCACCCTCGAAAACGCGGTCCTGCACCACCATCAGCGCGATCCCGAACCCTCCGCGACCGCCACCGTGCGCCTCACTCGCGATTTCCTCTTACGCTTGGTCACGGGACAAGCGGGCTTGCGCGATATGATCTTCTCCGACGATCTCAAGGTGGAGGGCAGTCGCATGGATCTGCTCTCGTTCTTCTCGCTGCTCGACAAGCCCGATGGAAATTTCCCCATCGTCACCCCGTGA